In the Natrinema amylolyticum genome, one interval contains:
- a CDS encoding S26 family signal peptidase, which translates to MDGPDGGERDDDRSGSRNERSRPDPSRGDETGNRTPESRDRTSESADRTSERDDRASDSGTRDRTTRDDRGRATRDDGVAIEDGIGRWLLESDDWRVTACRDVATSLAIIAVLVLLLFGISGTWPSFVAVESGSMEPNVREGDLVFVVDDDRFAGGSAVAETGVVTLESGRASGHERFASPGDVVIFVPNGDPTETPTIHRAHFWVEAGERWVETKADPDSLNGATCNEIVTCPAPHDGFVTKGDANPGYDQLPRSGADTTIVSPDWITGKAMLRVPWIGEFRLAVGSAGAATGLGPTATFVATGVIALVLFGMAGGERES; encoded by the coding sequence ATGGACGGTCCCGACGGCGGCGAGCGTGATGACGATCGGTCCGGATCCCGCAACGAGCGCTCGAGACCGGATCCGTCTCGGGGAGACGAAACCGGGAATCGTACGCCCGAATCGCGTGATCGCACATCCGAATCCGCCGACCGGACGTCCGAACGCGACGACCGGGCGTCCGACTCCGGAACGCGAGACCGGACGACTCGCGACGATCGGGGTCGCGCGACCCGCGACGACGGCGTCGCAATCGAGGACGGCATCGGTCGCTGGCTGCTCGAGAGCGACGACTGGCGAGTCACTGCGTGTCGAGACGTCGCGACGAGTCTCGCGATCATTGCGGTCCTCGTCCTCCTCCTGTTCGGAATCAGCGGGACCTGGCCGTCGTTCGTCGCCGTCGAGAGCGGCAGCATGGAGCCGAACGTCCGGGAGGGAGACCTCGTCTTCGTCGTCGACGACGATCGGTTCGCCGGGGGGAGCGCCGTCGCCGAAACCGGTGTCGTCACCCTCGAGAGCGGACGAGCCAGCGGGCACGAGAGATTCGCCAGCCCCGGCGACGTCGTCATCTTCGTGCCGAACGGCGATCCGACGGAGACGCCGACGATCCACCGTGCCCACTTCTGGGTCGAAGCGGGCGAGCGATGGGTCGAGACCAAAGCCGATCCCGACTCCCTGAACGGTGCGACCTGCAACGAAATCGTCACCTGTCCGGCACCTCACGACGGATTCGTCACGAAAGGCGACGCCAATCCCGGCTACGACCAACTGCCGCGCTCGGGCGCGGACACGACGATCGTCAGTCCGGACTGGATCACCGGGAAGGCGATGCTTCGGGTTCCGTGGATCGGAGAGTTCCGGCTGGCGGTCGGGTCGGCGGGTGCAGCGACCGGGTTGGGACCGACGGCTACCTTCGTCGCGACGGGCGTGATCGCGCTCGTCTTGTTCGGGATGGCCGGCGGGGAACGCGAGTCGTGA
- a CDS encoding S26 family signal peptidase, protein MSGSSAGNPPDDSGDDDRAQDRSAGSSQTPPAPEKPSRSAADSDSNADGVTIDDDGILRWFLKTDDETVMVARDLLSSIAIVAVVGLLLFGVSGIWPPLVAVESGSMEPNMHRGDLIFVADEGRFAGDASVAGTGVVTLENGQESGHDKFGNPGDVIIFRPNGNAAETPVIHRAHFWVEEGEHWVDTKASEEIVGDATCEEVVTCPADHAGFVTKGDNNGGYDQLRGSGARTDIVKSEWVTGKAMFRIPWLGHVRLTFDKVLGGMLAPTSPSSATLHGPTPAMTPTLAGPDTAGTGPGLDGELAGVAAIASTGAGATIAIGRYRN, encoded by the coding sequence ATGAGCGGTTCTAGTGCCGGGAACCCCCCGGACGATTCCGGCGACGACGATCGCGCGCAGGATCGAAGCGCCGGCAGTTCGCAAACGCCGCCCGCACCCGAGAAACCGTCCCGGAGTGCCGCCGACTCCGACTCCAATGCCGACGGCGTGACGATCGACGACGACGGGATCCTCCGCTGGTTCCTCAAGACCGACGACGAGACCGTCATGGTGGCGCGGGATCTCTTGAGTAGCATCGCCATCGTCGCCGTCGTCGGCCTCCTCCTATTCGGCGTCAGCGGCATCTGGCCCCCGCTCGTCGCCGTCGAGAGCGGCAGCATGGAGCCCAACATGCACAGGGGCGATCTCATCTTCGTCGCGGACGAGGGCCGATTCGCCGGTGACGCTTCCGTCGCCGGAACCGGCGTCGTCACCCTCGAGAACGGCCAGGAGAGCGGCCACGACAAGTTCGGCAATCCCGGCGACGTGATTATCTTCCGACCCAACGGCAATGCGGCCGAAACGCCGGTGATCCACCGCGCCCACTTCTGGGTCGAAGAAGGGGAACACTGGGTCGATACCAAGGCCAGCGAGGAGATCGTCGGCGATGCGACCTGTGAGGAAGTCGTGACCTGTCCCGCCGATCACGCCGGCTTCGTTACGAAAGGTGACAACAACGGCGGCTACGATCAGCTGAGAGGATCCGGTGCCAGAACCGATATCGTCAAATCCGAATGGGTCACCGGGAAAGCCATGTTCCGGATCCCGTGGCTCGGCCACGTGCGCCTGACCTTCGACAAGGTCCTCGGTGGGATGCTTGCTCCGACGTCGCCCTCGAGCGCGACGCTACATGGACCGACACCGGCGATGACGCCGACGCTCGCCGGTCCGGACACTGCTGGTACTGGCCCCGGACTGGACGGTGAACTCGCCGGCGTCGCCGCCATTGCCAGTACCGGAGCCGGGGCCACGATCGCGATCGGCCGATACCGTAACTGA
- a CDS encoding Cdc6/Cdc18 family protein, whose translation MSDDNSEITGSDEVEGTSGFSTDFENADLGDDESNQGLFDDLLSGEPIFENKEVLRPSYTPHELPHRSDQINKMATILVAALRGETPSNILIYGKTGTGKTASAKFVSKELESTSQKYSVPCDVEYINCEVTDTQYRVLAQLANKFIEKNKARIDDRVAELESLLDDLDEYDADAARHSADVTESGDGANDQTATDPFDFVSSEETESDTDISTGTDTDAMSGDSPLEAGGSSDGSADPADSRSSGAENGPANVDDTGAGRDDAATDSTALPPDHPLESTPFETRAEVDDRITALEDDKDSFEEVPMTGWPTDRVYSVFFDAVDYDERVVVIMLDEIDKLVEKSGDDTLYNLSRMNSELENSRVSIIGISNDLKFTDFLDPRVKSSLGEEEIVFPPYDANQLRDILKHRSEVAFKGNALSDDVIPLCAAFAAQEHGDARRALDLLRTAGELAERSQAETIVEEHVRQAQDKIELDRVVEVVRTLPTQSKLVLFAIILLEKNGVHSINTGEVFNIYKRLCEEIDADVLTQRRVTDLISELDMLGIVNAVVVSKGRYGRTKEISLSVPLEETEAVLLSDSRLSDIDDVQPFVQARFEN comes from the coding sequence ATGTCAGACGATAACTCAGAGATCACTGGTTCGGACGAGGTCGAGGGAACGAGCGGATTCTCGACGGATTTCGAGAACGCCGACCTCGGCGACGACGAGTCGAATCAGGGACTGTTCGACGACTTGCTCAGTGGCGAACCGATCTTCGAGAACAAGGAGGTCCTCCGCCCGTCCTATACGCCACACGAACTTCCCCATCGGAGCGATCAGATCAATAAGATGGCGACGATCCTCGTCGCCGCGCTCCGCGGCGAAACGCCGTCGAACATTCTCATCTACGGGAAAACCGGGACCGGCAAGACCGCGAGCGCCAAGTTCGTCAGCAAGGAACTCGAGAGCACCTCCCAGAAGTACTCCGTCCCGTGCGACGTCGAGTACATCAACTGCGAGGTCACCGACACCCAGTACCGCGTGCTCGCACAGCTCGCGAATAAGTTCATCGAAAAAAACAAAGCGAGGATCGACGACCGCGTCGCGGAACTCGAGTCGCTGCTGGACGACCTCGACGAGTACGATGCCGATGCTGCGCGTCACAGCGCCGACGTGACTGAGTCGGGCGATGGCGCGAACGATCAGACGGCAACGGACCCCTTCGATTTCGTCTCGAGCGAGGAGACGGAGTCGGACACAGACATTTCGACTGGAACCGATACCGACGCCATGTCGGGCGATTCTCCACTCGAAGCAGGGGGGTCTTCAGACGGATCGGCGGATCCCGCCGACTCGCGGTCGTCCGGAGCGGAAAACGGGCCGGCGAACGTCGACGACACCGGAGCCGGTCGCGACGACGCCGCGACCGATTCGACCGCGCTCCCGCCGGACCACCCCCTCGAGTCGACGCCCTTCGAGACCCGGGCCGAGGTCGACGACCGGATCACGGCTCTCGAGGACGACAAGGACTCGTTCGAGGAGGTCCCGATGACGGGTTGGCCGACGGATCGGGTCTACAGCGTCTTCTTCGACGCCGTCGATTACGACGAGCGGGTCGTCGTCATCATGTTAGACGAGATCGACAAGCTCGTCGAGAAGAGCGGCGACGACACGCTCTACAACCTCTCGCGGATGAACTCCGAACTCGAGAACTCGCGAGTGTCGATCATCGGCATCTCGAACGACCTGAAGTTCACCGATTTCCTCGATCCGCGGGTCAAGTCCTCGCTGGGCGAAGAGGAGATCGTCTTCCCGCCCTACGACGCGAATCAGCTCCGGGACATCCTCAAACACCGCTCGGAGGTCGCGTTCAAGGGGAACGCACTCTCCGACGACGTGATCCCGCTGTGTGCGGCGTTCGCCGCACAGGAACACGGTGACGCGCGGCGCGCGCTGGATCTCCTGCGGACCGCGGGCGAACTGGCCGAACGGTCCCAGGCCGAGACGATCGTCGAGGAACACGTGCGACAGGCCCAGGACAAGATCGAACTCGATCGCGTCGTCGAGGTCGTCCGCACGCTGCCCACCCAGAGCAAACTCGTCCTCTTCGCGATCATCCTGCTCGAGAAAAACGGCGTTCATAGCATCAACACGGGCGAGGTGTTCAACATCTACAAGCGCCTCTGCGAGGAGATCGACGCGGACGTGTTGACCCAGCGGCGCGTGACGGATCTCATCAGCGAACTCGACATGCTCGGGATCGTCAACGCCGTCGTCGTCTCGAAGGGACGGTACGGCCGGACCAAGGAGATCAGTCTCTCCGTTCCACTCGAAGAGACGGAGGCCGTGTTACTGAGCGACTCCCGACTGAGCGATATCGACGACGTCCAGCCGTTCGTTCAGGCGCGGTTCGAGAACTGA
- a CDS encoding Era-like GTP-binding protein — MGLFTELKDSISRATDRLFSAQEPKRIGIYGPPNAGKTTLANRIARDWTGDAVGAESHVPHETRRARRKENVEIERDGKTVTIDIVDTPGVTTKVDYEEFTDEMDEEDAIRRSREATEGVAEAMHWLREDVDGVIYVLDSAEDPITQVNTMLIGIVESRDLPVLIFANKTDLEESSVKRIEDAFPQHKTIPLSAKEGDNMDEVYDNIAEYFG, encoded by the coding sequence ATGGGACTGTTCACAGAACTCAAAGATAGTATCTCCCGGGCTACGGACCGCCTGTTTTCGGCACAGGAGCCCAAACGAATCGGTATTTACGGTCCGCCGAATGCCGGCAAAACGACGCTCGCGAACCGTATCGCGCGTGACTGGACTGGTGACGCGGTCGGTGCGGAGAGCCACGTCCCGCACGAGACACGTCGCGCACGTAGGAAAGAAAACGTCGAGATCGAACGCGACGGCAAAACGGTGACCATCGACATCGTCGACACGCCGGGTGTGACGACGAAGGTCGACTACGAGGAGTTCACCGACGAGATGGACGAAGAGGACGCGATTCGCCGCTCCCGCGAGGCGACCGAAGGCGTCGCCGAAGCGATGCACTGGCTGCGAGAGGACGTCGACGGCGTCATCTACGTTCTGGATAGCGCAGAGGATCCGATCACGCAGGTCAACACGATGCTGATCGGTATCGTCGAGTCGCGCGATCTCCCCGTTCTGATCTTCGCGAACAAAACTGACCTCGAGGAGTCGAGCGTCAAGCGGATCGAGGACGCCTTCCCGCAACATAAGACCATTCCCCTGTCCGCGAAGGAGGGCGACAACATGGACGAAGTGTACGACAACATCGCAGAGTACTTCGGGTGA
- a CDS encoding DUF2073 domain-containing protein produces the protein MPKATNADDSDAPDGVQIDLISGERMDGMATMEKIRMILDGVHDGNIVILEEGLTPDEESRLIEVTMAEISPDEFNGIEIETYPKSETRDSSLLGRIMGGDETEAKLTVIGPANQIETLHKDETLISALVSRN, from the coding sequence ATGCCAAAAGCAACTAACGCGGACGACTCGGACGCACCCGACGGCGTGCAGATCGACCTGATCAGCGGCGAACGCATGGACGGCATGGCGACGATGGAGAAGATCAGGATGATCTTGGACGGCGTCCACGACGGCAACATCGTCATCCTGGAGGAGGGACTGACGCCCGACGAGGAGAGCCGGCTCATCGAGGTGACGATGGCTGAGATCAGTCCCGACGAGTTCAACGGGATCGAGATCGAGACCTATCCCAAGTCCGAGACCCGCGACTCGTCGTTGCTCGGTCGCATCATGGGAGGTGACGAGACGGAAGCGAAGCTGACGGTGATCGGACCGGCGAACCAGATCGAGACGCTCCACAAGGACGAAACGCTCATCAGCGCGCTCGTGTCCCGTAACTAA
- a CDS encoding OapC/ArvC family zinc-ribbon domain-containing protein: MPHQCTNCGRTFADGSKEMLSGCPDCGGNKFQFAPTTTAAAESSGGTETDGSRGADTASASADASSPESDSVATRAAETVRGWVSAGSANEPDAESAERPASNGSTAATGSDGSWPSSDDTGSSDSNPPSDGEFDEWPETARRPEDRSGSPAEAADGSSTETATDERTSSRDPSDRPSSSPSTTATMADDENSAQADARSEVVPSADLPSHSESPDGDGSRPDSDAGNVVGPQGEAETGAGSETDVGVGSDADDQPPEHGRVVSEPSGERPSIEDLRAELNEQFESIKIVRPGQYELNLMELYNRDEYIISLQEDGRYVIDVPDSWHDGDEDDD, encoded by the coding sequence ATGCCACATCAGTGTACGAACTGTGGCCGAACGTTCGCTGACGGCTCCAAAGAGATGCTGTCGGGGTGTCCGGACTGCGGCGGGAACAAGTTCCAGTTCGCACCGACCACGACGGCCGCAGCCGAATCGTCCGGCGGAACCGAGACGGACGGCTCGAGGGGGGCCGATACGGCGAGCGCCTCGGCGGACGCTTCCTCGCCCGAATCGGACAGCGTCGCGACGCGCGCTGCGGAAACGGTTCGCGGCTGGGTGTCCGCTGGGTCCGCCAACGAACCGGATGCGGAGTCCGCTGAGCGGCCGGCGTCGAACGGATCGACGGCAGCCACGGGATCGGACGGCTCCTGGCCCTCGAGTGACGATACCGGCAGTAGCGATTCGAACCCGCCGTCGGACGGCGAGTTCGACGAGTGGCCCGAGACGGCACGTCGGCCCGAGGACCGGTCCGGATCGCCAGCCGAGGCGGCCGACGGGTCGTCGACGGAGACGGCCACTGACGAGCGGACTTCATCTCGGGACCCGTCGGATCGACCATCGAGCAGCCCGTCGACGACCGCTACGATGGCGGACGACGAAAATTCGGCGCAGGCCGACGCCCGCAGCGAAGTCGTCCCCTCGGCCGATCTCCCGTCACACTCCGAGAGTCCGGACGGAGACGGCTCGAGGCCCGACAGCGATGCAGGCAATGTCGTCGGTCCGCAGGGCGAAGCTGAGACCGGGGCCGGATCAGAAACGGATGTTGGAGTCGGCTCTGACGCCGATGACCAGCCTCCGGAACACGGTCGCGTCGTCAGCGAGCCCAGCGGGGAACGCCCGTCGATCGAGGATCTCCGGGCGGAGCTCAACGAACAGTTCGAGAGCATCAAGATCGTCCGACCGGGACAGTACGAACTCAACCTGATGGAGCTCTACAACCGGGACGAGTACATCATCTCCCTGCAGGAAGACGGACGGTACGTCATCGACGTGCCGGACTCGTGGCACGACGGCGATGAGGACGACGACTGA
- a CDS encoding DUF7089 family protein produces the protein MFEARALSDRVEAVREAHAPDAQVLDCDRDFETLNPAVAEDLGLIVNALEPASYPAAWLPENAPTLLARYASSDLTIGMPGDGSVAWTCQTDPPIVLVKPRVEGSPDSFVDFLIAEALVQVDLEVPEHFIGFFEETYHDLDEAVALDPTDTYQIAAALYDGWVGLQTREVFADWHDDHPELADAWQDAGTRLEDRVAGLPRAVARGDTDFADATELACAAIKHAIELPAPFAALDTEAYLDHGPEYAIQWAEKTFDSLED, from the coding sequence ATGTTCGAGGCTCGTGCGCTCTCGGATCGGGTCGAGGCCGTCCGCGAGGCTCACGCGCCTGACGCGCAGGTCCTCGACTGCGACCGCGACTTCGAGACGCTGAACCCGGCAGTCGCCGAGGACCTCGGCCTGATCGTCAACGCGCTCGAGCCCGCGAGCTATCCCGCAGCCTGGCTGCCGGAGAACGCGCCGACCTTGCTCGCCCGCTACGCGAGTTCGGATCTCACGATCGGGATGCCAGGCGACGGCAGCGTCGCCTGGACCTGCCAGACCGACCCGCCGATCGTCCTCGTCAAACCGCGCGTCGAGGGGTCTCCGGACTCCTTCGTCGACTTCTTGATCGCCGAAGCGCTCGTTCAGGTCGATCTCGAGGTTCCCGAACACTTCATCGGCTTCTTCGAGGAGACGTATCACGACCTCGACGAGGCGGTCGCGCTCGACCCCACCGACACCTATCAGATCGCCGCGGCGCTGTACGACGGCTGGGTCGGTCTGCAGACGCGCGAGGTCTTCGCGGACTGGCACGACGACCATCCGGAACTAGCCGACGCCTGGCAGGACGCCGGGACGCGACTCGAGGACCGCGTTGCCGGACTCCCACGTGCGGTCGCGCGCGGTGACACTGACTTCGCGGACGCGACGGAGCTGGCGTGTGCCGCGATCAAACACGCGATCGAGTTGCCGGCTCCCTTCGCCGCGCTCGATACCGAGGCGTATCTGGACCACGGACCGGAGTACGCGATCCAGTGGGCCGAGAAAACGTTCGACTCGCTCGAGGACTAG
- a CDS encoding DUF7090 family protein, translating to MDYALEIDGTPETVPGGTGVLLLHPSTGETDRIDTDFLKIDTDNFLVISTRTTAREVRQKLEYYDVDEERAEILDTLSIERGYSRRSSDTVHYVAAPDDVDGIVEHIDGFLDDHDGKLRISFDSVTELAYYAGDDQALEAVERILELLEEHDAVGLFHLSEEPHDEALVDEFRGLFDGIIDLDEDGSVDAEF from the coding sequence ATGGATTACGCGCTTGAAATAGACGGGACACCGGAAACGGTACCGGGTGGGACCGGCGTGCTCCTCTTGCATCCGAGTACCGGCGAAACCGACCGCATCGACACCGATTTCCTCAAAATCGACACCGACAACTTCCTCGTCATCTCCACGCGAACCACCGCTCGCGAAGTCAGGCAGAAACTCGAGTACTACGATGTCGACGAGGAGCGCGCCGAAATTCTGGATACGCTCAGCATCGAACGCGGCTACTCGCGGCGTTCGTCAGATACGGTCCACTACGTCGCCGCCCCCGATGACGTCGACGGCATCGTCGAGCATATCGACGGCTTCCTCGACGACCACGACGGCAAACTCCGCATCAGCTTCGACTCCGTCACCGAACTCGCCTACTACGCCGGCGACGACCAGGCACTCGAGGCGGTCGAACGAATCCTCGAGTTGCTCGAGGAACACGACGCCGTCGGCCTCTTCCACCTCTCGGAGGAGCCCCACGACGAGGCACTCGTCGACGAGTTCCGCGGGCTGTTCGACGGGATCATCGACCTCGACGAGGACGGCAGCGTCGACGCCGAGTTCTGA
- a CDS encoding class I SAM-dependent methyltransferase translates to MSIREEFDDWAASGRDKGMEERHWHTAKHALARMPIEAGDVVLDLGCGSGYAGRALRDTKDAGRVYGLDGSPEMARNAATYTDDPAVGYLVGDFDELPFADDSIDHIWSMEAFYYAADPHHTLAEIARVLRPGGTFYCAVNYYEENVHSHEWQEFIAIEMTRWDRQQYREAFRDAGLAVAEQDTIPDREIAIPDEVEFPTEDWESREDMVERYREFGTLLTVGVAP, encoded by the coding sequence ATGAGCATCCGCGAGGAGTTCGACGACTGGGCGGCGAGCGGTCGGGACAAGGGAATGGAGGAGCGCCACTGGCACACCGCGAAGCACGCGCTCGCGCGGATGCCGATCGAAGCCGGTGACGTCGTCCTCGATCTCGGCTGCGGGAGCGGCTACGCCGGTCGCGCGCTCCGCGATACCAAAGACGCCGGCCGGGTCTACGGGCTCGACGGCTCTCCTGAAATGGCACGCAACGCGGCGACGTACACCGACGATCCGGCCGTCGGCTATCTCGTCGGTGACTTCGATGAACTCCCCTTCGCCGACGATTCGATCGACCATATCTGGAGCATGGAGGCGTTCTATTACGCGGCCGATCCCCACCACACGCTCGCGGAGATCGCTCGCGTCCTCCGGCCCGGTGGCACCTTCTACTGTGCCGTCAACTACTACGAGGAGAACGTCCACTCCCACGAGTGGCAGGAGTTCATCGCCATCGAGATGACCCGCTGGGACCGCCAGCAGTACCGCGAGGCCTTCCGCGACGCGGGACTCGCCGTCGCCGAGCAGGACACCATCCCCGATCGCGAGATAGCCATCCCCGACGAGGTCGAGTTCCCCACGGAGGACTGGGAGAGCCGCGAGGACATGGTCGAACGCTACCGCGAATTTGGCACCCTACTCACCGTCGGCGTCGCTCCCTAA
- a CDS encoding DUF1684 domain-containing protein: MSDSIDVERWRDELESKRAEKDEFFADHPQSPIPPEAREDFEGLDYFDPDPDYRVTATAAVHDDPEVVLMDTTAGREMRYLRVATLEFELDREDEDLQDGTFELAAYKQESPNEQPLFVPFRDKTTGQQTYEGGRYMELEPDRDLEDGDELVVDFNIAYSPFCAYSETFDCPLPPEENWLEVAIPAGERDE; the protein is encoded by the coding sequence ATGAGCGATTCGATCGACGTCGAGCGCTGGCGCGACGAACTCGAGTCGAAACGCGCTGAGAAAGACGAGTTCTTCGCCGACCATCCCCAGTCGCCGATCCCGCCGGAAGCGCGGGAGGACTTCGAGGGCCTCGACTACTTCGACCCCGATCCGGACTATCGGGTGACCGCGACCGCCGCGGTCCACGACGACCCCGAGGTCGTCCTGATGGACACCACCGCGGGCCGGGAGATGCGCTATCTCCGCGTCGCGACCCTCGAGTTCGAACTCGACCGCGAGGACGAGGACCTGCAGGACGGGACGTTCGAACTCGCGGCGTATAAACAGGAGAGCCCGAACGAGCAGCCACTGTTCGTGCCGTTTCGCGACAAGACGACGGGCCAGCAGACCTACGAGGGCGGTCGGTACATGGAACTCGAGCCGGATCGAGACCTCGAGGACGGCGACGAGCTCGTCGTGGACTTCAACATCGCGTACTCGCCGTTCTGTGCCTACAGCGAGACCTTCGACTGTCCGCTGCCCCCGGAGGAGAACTGGCTCGAGGTGGCGATTCCGGCCGGCGAGCGGGACGAGTAG